CGCAAGGACGCTTGGGAAAACCAACGCTTCTATTCGTCCAGTCATATCCTCAATTTCAACAAAAAGCATCGGTTGTCCTGTTCGCGTATTAATTCTTTTAATACGGTTAATAATACCTCCGACTTTAATTCTAGTGCCAGCGTGGTTTTTGGAAATACTCTGGCATTTTATAGTTTTTCCCGCCAATTGTTTTTGATACGCTTTAAGGGGGTGTTCGGAAATATACAAACCGAGCAGTTCTTTTTCCCAACCAAGCAGTTCTTTTTTTTCCGCGGGAGGGGCGGACGGCAATTTGAAAGACGGCGCGACCATTGGTTGGTCGCTAAACAAACTGATTTGTCCGTTCGCTTTGTTTTTTTGCGATTCGCGCGCCAAATTTAACATCATTTCAACAGCGTTCAAAAGTTGATTTCTTTCTCCAAAGGCGTCAAACGCGCCGCATTTAACCAAACTTTCCAGCGATTTCTTATTAAGGTCTTTTGAATTAACTCTTTCCAAGAAATCGGTGATTGATTTGAAGGCGCCGTTTGTTTTTCTTTCTTCAACAATAGCATGAACGACATTATCACCCACATTTTTGACCGCTTTTAAACCAAACCTAATGATTCTATCTCCCGCCTTGGTGAAATCGTGGTTACTTTCATTAATGTCAGGAGGTAAAACTTTGACGCCTATTTGGTTACATTCATCAACCAAAAAAGAAATTCTTTCAATATCGTTTTGGTCGGAGGTCATGACGGCCGCCATAAATTCGGTTGGGTAGTGGGCTTTAAGATAGGCGGTTTGGTAGCCGATTAGGGCGTAGCAAGTCGCATGGGCGGCGTTAAATCCATAGCCAGCGAACGGTTCTACCATCTGCCAGACCTTTTCGGCGATTTGACGGCTGATATTATTCTTAATCATTCCGTCAATCATTTTCTTCGCTTGCTCGTCCAAAAGTTTCTTAATTTTCTTTCCAACCGCTTTGCGAAGCGTATCCGCCTCAGCCGGAGTAAAAAGCGACAAATCGCGCGCGATTCTCATCAACTGTTCTTGATATACGCAATTGTGTACAATAATGTTGTTGGCAATAAAATTATGTGTTCCTTCCACTTCTAAATCATAAACATTTTCTTTTCCTTTACGCCGAATAGAAGCAATGTCTTCCCATCTCGCATGTTTGTTTTGGCATAGATTTATTAATTCTTTATCTTTAAGGAAATAAGCGATTTTATTCGCTACTTGCAAATTTAAGCGATTTTTTATTTTTCCTTCTTTGCCAAAAAATCCCTTTCGACTTATCTTCAAAATATTTGAGAGAGATCGTTGCGAAATGGAATATTTTTTTTGATATTCAATAATTTTTTTAAGAAACGGTTTTCTCGGAACAAATTCCTTGCAATCTTCTATTGGTCGCTTTAAATATTCAGCAAGTCGTTTTTTCTTATCAGTTATCATTAGATGGCCTATTTGATTATAGAATTCTCGCAAATTGTAAATAATTATCCGATAAGATTGTATCATCTCATCGCGCTGGTTTTTATATTTTTCCACTCTGTAGATATGACTGTTGATGCCTAATTTTAATAAAAGAGTTTGGAGATCGTAAATAATTCTTTTGGAAATCGCGGTTAGATAGGCGGATTTTAGCGATATCCCGCCATCGCAGTCCCAAAAAGTCGCTAAAAACGCCGCGATACATTGATTATCTAATTCAAAGACAAATTTTGGTATAAATTTGTCAACTGACTTTTTGCCGCCTTTTTTATCTTTCAACCCCAACTCTCTCATCCATTCCAACAAACTATTAGGTTGATGGTATTTGGTGGTAATTTTCTTTGATGGATTGGCGCGCTTGACGCCTCTAATATGTTCGCTGAATGTGATTTTTAGATTATCAAAGGCGTTAGCGCGTTTTTTGAAATCGTTTAATATTTTTTCGTCTTTATTAACTAAATAGCACGAATTATGGTTTGACAGAGCGCCGTCGGCGATTAAATATGCCAAAACCTTGAGTTTGTCTTCGTTGAATTTCTTTATTCCGGAAAAAAGTTTTTTAGGGGTCATGATAAAGTCGCCCTTTTCCAGATTTTTTAATTTTTTCCATCCATCCGGAGTTAAAAATTCATGGTCGGCAGTAGCTTTGATTTGTTTTCCTGTTCGCAATCGAATTTCATAAACATTTTTTATCCCGTTAATAAATTTATTAATAATTTTCTTTTTGACGAAAGATTTTCCGTTCCATGATTGAACATAAAGTTGCTTAGAAGAACCAATCGCTTCGTCTATGCGCAATATTCCGCCAGGATTTGCTTCTTGGACAAAAGAGTCGCCAGTAACACAAACGCCGTAAGTGTTTTTTAGGATTGGTTCAAGGAGTGGGTGGATGTATCTGACTTCTTTTAGTCCATGCTTGCGGGCGATGAAGTCGGGGATAAATTCCATTGGACCGGGGCGGTAAAGCGCGACCATAGCGACAATATCCTCAAATTGGGTTGGCTTTAATTCTCTTAAATATCTCTTCATTCCGTTTGATTCCAATTGGAAGACGCCAGTCGTGTTTGCTTCCTGAAAGACCTTGAATGTTTCTTCGTCGTCCATGGGGATATTAGCCAAATCAATATCTTTTCCGATTAATTCTTTAATTTGTCGAAGCGCGTTTTGAATAATCGTCAAAGTTTTTAACCCGAGAAAATCCATTTTTAAGAGGCCTAATTGTTCAATCGCGTGCATTTCATATTGTGTCACGATCGTTTGGTCATCTTTGCCGGAGCGTTGGCAGGGAACCATATCATCAAGCGGTTCTTTCGTAATCACAACCCCGGCAGCGTGGGTTGAGGCGTGGCGGACAACCCCTTCAAGTTTCATCGCCATATCAATCAGCCGTTTAATTTGCGGGTCTGACTCGTACGCTTTGTGAAGTTCTTGCGATTCATAAACGGCCTCTTTGAGCGACAAGCCAAAGGGAACCATTTTCGCCGTTTGGTCGCAAACGATGTAAGGGTAATCAAGGGCGCGTCCGACATCGCGGATAGAGCCGCGCGCCGCCATCGTCCCAAAAGTAATAATTTGGGCGACATGGTTTTGCCCATATTTTTTCGCGACATATTCAATGACTTCGTTGCGGCGGTCGTCGGCGAAATCCAAGTCAATATCAGGCATTGAAACGCGCTCGGGATTTAAAAACCGTTCAAAAAGCAAATTGTATTTAAGCGGGTCAATTTCTGTAATGCCAAGCAAAAAGGCGATAAGCGAGCCCGCGGCTGAACCCCTGCCTGGGCCGACTCCGATTCCTTGCTCCTTCGCCCAGTCCACGAAATCACAGACGATCAGGAAATATGAAGCAAAACCCATTTTGTTGATGATTT
This genomic stretch from Patescibacteria group bacterium harbors:
- the dnaE gene encoding DNA polymerase III subunit alpha, which translates into the protein MSFTHLHVHSHYSLLDGLAKIGPLLDMCQELKMPSIALTDHGSMYGLVEFYREAKKRGIRPILGNEMYIAPNGMFQKRPNIDNKSYHLVLLVKNEEGYRNLVKLTTKAYLEGFYYKPRVDKELLKKHSKGLIALSACIVGEIPRTIINGHLDEAEKLALEYQEIFGAGNFYLEIQNHPDLPEQRIANDGIIKIARKNNIPLVATNDVHYIKPEDAEAQDVLMSIQMDKKMDDGNRLSMKENDFSLRPIERMVADFKDTPDAISNTQKIVQQCDFGFVLDTIQLPSFEVPKGETPDGVLEKTCRQELKTRYPDGTSKEIIERLDYELKIINKMGFASYFLIVCDFVDWAKEQGIGVGPGRGSAAGSLIAFLLGITEIDPLKYNLLFERFLNPERVSMPDIDLDFADDRRNEVIEYVAKKYGQNHVAQIITFGTMAARGSIRDVGRALDYPYIVCDQTAKMVPFGLSLKEAVYESQELHKAYESDPQIKRLIDMAMKLEGVVRHASTHAAGVVITKEPLDDMVPCQRSGKDDQTIVTQYEMHAIEQLGLLKMDFLGLKTLTIIQNALRQIKELIGKDIDLANIPMDDEETFKVFQEANTTGVFQLESNGMKRYLRELKPTQFEDIVAMVALYRPGPMEFIPDFIARKHGLKEVRYIHPLLEPILKNTYGVCVTGDSFVQEANPGGILRIDEAIGSSKQLYVQSWNGKSFVKKKIINKFINGIKNVYEIRLRTGKQIKATADHEFLTPDGWKKLKNLEKGDFIMTPKKLFSGIKKFNEDKLKVLAYLIADGALSNHNSCYLVNKDEKILNDFKKRANAFDNLKITFSEHIRGVKRANPSKKITTKYHQPNSLLEWMRELGLKDKKGGKKSVDKFIPKFVFELDNQCIAAFLATFWDCDGGISLKSAYLTAISKRIIYDLQTLLLKLGINSHIYRVEKYKNQRDEMIQSYRIIIYNLREFYNQIGHLMITDKKKRLAEYLKRPIEDCKEFVPRKPFLKKIIEYQKKYSISQRSLSNILKISRKGFFGKEGKIKNRLNLQVANKIAYFLKDKELINLCQNKHARWEDIASIRRKGKENVYDLEVEGTHNFIANNIIVHNCVYQEQLMRIARDLSLFTPAEADTLRKAVGKKIKKLLDEQAKKMIDGMIKNNISRQIAEKVWQMVEPFAGYGFNAAHATCYALIGYQTAYLKAHYPTEFMAAVMTSDQNDIERISFLVDECNQIGVKVLPPDINESNHDFTKAGDRIIRFGLKAVKNVGDNVVHAIVEERKTNGAFKSITDFLERVNSKDLNKKSLESLVKCGAFDAFGERNQLLNAVEMMLNLARESQKNKANGQISLFSDQPMVAPSFKLPSAPPAEKKELLGWEKELLGLYISEHPLKAYQKQLAGKTIKCQSISKNHAGTRIKVGGIINRIKRINTRTGQPMLFVEIEDMTGRIEALVFPSVLAKNPDIWQEETIVLLGGRLSDRNDDLKILCDSVKVIE